A single Elusimicrobiaceae bacterium DNA region contains:
- a CDS encoding phage major capsid protein — translation MASFNDLIVSTLRKWSKTLADNVTNHSPLLAKLKELGGIVAEDGGVALEENIEAAENGTFKWYSGFETLDVTESDVLATALYDWKQANANVIMTGYEIRNNKGSQTKKYNLLAAKMKNAEHTMKNKVSASAYSDGTGEGGKELTGLQALVSDSPATSSVGGIDAAEKAFWRNQAYSFATDASVSAAPTPAQMLEAMEEMILRTTRNSDRPNLILASGDFYRAYKAACTSIKRISTESVKFGDASFAALEFEGIPVIYDANCPASHMYFLNCNYLKLRHHKDAYFTLDEERLPVNQDAKVFPMLFQGNLTCSNRNLQGVITA, via the coding sequence ATGGCTAGTTTTAACGACTTGATCGTAAGCACGCTCCGCAAATGGAGCAAAACCTTGGCTGACAACGTGACCAATCACAGCCCGCTTTTGGCCAAGCTTAAAGAATTGGGCGGCATCGTTGCCGAAGACGGCGGTGTTGCCTTAGAAGAAAACATTGAAGCGGCCGAAAACGGCACTTTCAAATGGTACAGCGGCTTTGAAACGCTGGACGTGACCGAAAGCGATGTACTTGCTACCGCTCTTTACGACTGGAAGCAAGCCAACGCCAACGTCATTATGACCGGATATGAAATCCGCAACAACAAAGGCTCTCAAACCAAGAAATATAATCTCTTGGCTGCCAAAATGAAAAACGCAGAGCACACGATGAAAAACAAAGTGTCCGCTTCTGCCTATTCTGACGGCACCGGAGAGGGCGGTAAAGAATTGACCGGTTTGCAGGCTTTGGTGTCTGACTCTCCGGCTACTTCTTCCGTCGGTGGCATTGATGCCGCTGAAAAAGCCTTTTGGCGCAACCAGGCTTACTCTTTTGCTACGGATGCTTCCGTTTCTGCTGCTCCGACCCCTGCGCAAATGTTAGAGGCTATGGAAGAAATGATTTTGCGCACGACCCGCAATAGCGACCGCCCGAACTTGATTTTGGCTTCCGGCGATTTCTATCGCGCTTACAAAGCCGCTTGCACGAGCATTAAACGCATTTCTACCGAATCGGTTAAATTCGGCGATGCGTCTTTTGCCGCGTTGGAGTTTGAAGGCATCCCCGTCATTTACGATGCCAACTGCCCTGCAAGCCACATGTACTTCTTGAACTGCAATTACTTAAAATTGCGCCACCACAAAGATGCGTACTTCACGCTTGATGAAGAACGCTTGCCGGTCAACCAAGATGCCAAAGTGTTCCCGATGTTGTTCCAAGGGAACTTGACCTGCTCTAACCGCAACTTGCAGGGTGTCATCACTGCTTAA
- a CDS encoding tail fiber domain-containing protein, which translates to MGFLKNLFGGNANMPTYDIEKAKETALWQQGQARYNVNNGFAGIKWDPKTNTQQITYTPQMQSVFNNLFGGSNVDKKAEQAAYNSWADKNEPLFDRQASKLQDQLANQGIPVGSEAYSRAMADLSRDQNDARAQAQNQAYLTGQQTRNNEISNNLSIFSAFNPLNGYQPGAGTPTTDIYNNAYQSQVNAYQYNQQAKQNMAKGLLDLGGSAVNLAGGFLFSDERIKENLRPVGQLFNGLTIYAFNFPGEDITRIGLVAQEVQEVLPEAVKESEEGLLMVDYGLATQFEEDDERGEE; encoded by the coding sequence ATGGGATTTTTAAAAAACCTGTTCGGTGGCAATGCAAATATGCCCACCTACGACATAGAAAAAGCCAAAGAAACAGCGCTTTGGCAACAGGGGCAAGCCCGCTACAACGTAAATAACGGGTTTGCCGGAATTAAGTGGGACCCGAAGACCAACACCCAACAAATTACCTACACACCACAAATGCAAAGTGTGTTTAATAATTTGTTTGGCGGTAGCAACGTAGATAAAAAAGCAGAGCAGGCGGCATATAATTCTTGGGCGGATAAAAATGAGCCTTTGTTTGACCGCCAGGCAAGTAAACTGCAAGACCAGTTGGCTAATCAAGGCATTCCGGTGGGGAGTGAAGCCTATTCACGAGCTATGGCAGATTTGTCGCGCGACCAAAACGATGCCCGCGCCCAAGCGCAAAATCAAGCCTATTTGACGGGGCAACAAACGCGCAATAACGAGATCAGCAATAATCTGAGCATTTTCAGCGCTTTTAATCCTTTGAACGGCTATCAGCCTGGCGCCGGCACTCCAACCACAGATATTTACAACAATGCTTATCAAAGTCAAGTCAATGCTTACCAGTACAACCAACAAGCTAAGCAAAACATGGCGAAAGGATTGTTGGATTTGGGTGGATCTGCCGTGAATTTAGCAGGAGGATTTCTTTTCTCAGATGAGCGCATTAAAGAGAATTTGCGCCCTGTCGGGCAACTCTTTAACGGGCTTACGATTTATGCGTTTAATTTTCCGGGGGAAGATATTACGCGCATTGGCCTAGTGGCGCAGGAAGTGCAAGAAGTCTTGCCGGAAGCCGTAAAAGAAAGCGAAGAAGGTCTGCTTATGGTGGACTACGGCCTTGCCACACAATTTGAAGAAGATGATGAACGGGGGGAAGAATAG